The DNA region AAATGGAAGGACAATTGGATCTATTCATCGCCACCGCGGGAACCGGCGGGACAATTACGGGGACCGGGGAATATTTGCGCGAGCGTATTCCCGGCATCTCCATCGTCGTCGCCGAACCCAAGGGCTCGCCCGTGCTGTCCGGAGGGCAGCCGGGGCCGCATAAACTGGTTGGAACAAGCCCAGGCTTCATCCCGCCGATTCTGAACACCGAAGTATATGACGAAATCGTCCAGGTTAGCGATGAAGCTGCGCTGGACACCGTCCGGCGCCTGGCGGCCCTGGAAGGCATCCTCGTCGGACCCTCCAGCGGCGCTTCGGTGTGGACGGCGCTGCAGTTTGCCAAAAAGCTTGGAGCCGGCAAACGCATATTGTGCATCGCTCCCGATAACGGCGAACGTTATCTGAGCATGGACGTTTTCCATTAATGCCGCGCCGAACCAGGCATATACATTTTTAATGAAAAGAGGCGCTACTCATGAGCGAAATCATTGACGGCATTTCCCATATCAACTCGGATGAACTGAAGAACCTGCTGCAAAACCCGGATGACCAAACGATCATTATCGATGTCCGGGAACCTTTCGAATACGAAGCCGGCCACATTCCCGGTGTTCCGCTGATCCCGATGGGCGAAATCCCGCACCGGCTGGAGGAATTCGATCCGGGCAAGGAATACGTGTTTATCTGCCGCAGCGGCAGCCGCAGTTTTGAGGTAGCACGCTTCTTCCGGCATAACGGTTTTGAACGGGTTCACAACTACAGGGGAGGCATGCTGAATTGGGATGGCGATGTGGAAGCGGGGCTCCCCGCCGAATGATCGCACCGGCAGCCAAACCATTTTAGCTTATCCTTCCAGCTCCGTTCTATGGCTTGCAAGCCATTCGACGGCATAGTCGACCAAATCGCGCTGGGGCATGAGCATCGCCTCGGCCCCGGCGATCTTTCCTTTTTTCACCAACCCCGTATCCTGCGCAAAATCCGCCCCCAGCTGTTCAAAATCGTCGGCATCGTAGGCGACGTCCGGGAACTCGACCCAACGTCTTACGCCGTTAACATTCATCGGGGCCTTGTTGATGAGCTTCGTTTTGCCCGGATAATCGGACCGGCATTCCGCCAAATGGATGGAGGTGTTGTTGCCGTGCCCGACGCCCAGCAGCAGCACGTCTCCGCGCAGATCATAAATCCGGGCCAGCGGCGACTCGTTTCCAAGCCCGTACGCCAGGGAATGCGCCGTAACGATGCGATCCGCGCGAGCGCCCCGGGCGGCAAAGGAATAAAGCGGGTGCCCGCTGCGCAGGGTTCCCTCCTGCTTGCGGAACGTTTCCGGAATGACGCCCATCTTGAGCGGAAGCGTTAGCGACGGATCGTACGCGGGCATTTGCTCGCGGATCGCCTCCCACCACGCCTCAGGCACCGGCGGATTCCCCCAGCCGGACGGGTCGGTCAAATCGCCGCTATGGGTCGGCATCACGATCGTGCCCGTTTCCCCCACCGCGGCTTCCAGGGCAAGCACGACGGCGGCAGGCCCTCCGCACACCCATTCCCCTAACGATTTAAAAGAGGAGTGTACGAGCAGCGTCGCTCCCTCCCGAACGCCAAGGTTAACCATATCCGCCCGCAGCGTTTCCACCGTAATTAACTTGCCGTTGATCTCTTCCATGTTTCGTTTCTCCTTCTCCTTTTTGGTTGCTCGCTACTTCCGGCTGCTGCGCATCCCGTCAAGCAGCTTGACCCGGCCGTCCTGCACTTCGCAGAACTCGCGGTATTCGCGGGAATCCACGCCGTATAAGGCGATTTTTCCATGTTCATCGTAATGCACGCCCCATCCGTATTTTTTCGGAAGGGCCGAAGCCCGCATGCAGGCGTGCGGTTTGCTGAACAATTCGTCCCCAATCTCCTGTCTGCGCTCGCAGAGTTCTTCCTCGGAAATGCCTTTATGGCGGATATGCACCTCGAAAATCAGTTCCTCATGATTGTATCGGTAAGGCGCCTGCGACAGCAGCTCGTACTGGATCATATGAATCGGTTTTCCCTTCTTGCCCGCCTCCGGAACAACGGCCCTATCCGCCGGACAATCGGGAGAAACCCGAATAAACGCGTTCTTGTAGCTCACATAACCCGACTCCTTCCATTGGAGGGTTCGGCGGCATTCTTGCCTCCGCTTCCGGACTCCAGCAGCGGCTCATACATCATCAACGCATGGTTTTCCGTGACGTACTCGTCCCGCATTATTTCACCCGCAAGGTTGTAGGTGCGCCGGAACAGCAAATTATGCCGGATGTAACCTCCCCAATATTCCTGGGAAATCCGGTGATCCTTTTCATAAACCTCATAGCGATAGTGCGGTTCCTTCATGGATCTGACTTCTCCGGCCAAATACCGCTCCGTTAAATAAACGTGGAGCTGCAGCGGTTCCGGACCGGGGTTATACAGCTTTAAATCAAGGTAGTTGTAGGAGCAGGTGGCTCCGCTTCCAAAGGGCTGGGTTCTTCCCGAATCGGGAAATACGTCATAGCTGTGGCGGTGGCGCTCCGTTATTTCAAGCGGTGAATGCAACGCCATCCAATAAAGCAAATTGGCTAGTTGACATAAACCGCCTCCTATTCCCTGCTTGAATTTCCCGTAGTGCAATACTATGCCGTTTACGTACCCTTTTTTCCGCGTCGGTTTGCCTATCGTTCTCCAAAACGAAAAGGTCTCCCCCGGCCGGATGATCAGCCAGTCAATGTTCTTCACCGCCAGCTTGAGGTTAATTATTTTGTTGTATTGCAGTTGCATATCGACATCCTTGAGCTGCCTAAGCAAAACCGTTTGATGCTGAAAAATCCGGTGGGGAAAAAGTTCGGTTATCCGCTGTTTGGCCAGCTTATCCGGACCAAACCACCAATTCAGGTAACGCTGAGTCCGATAGAAACAAGTTCCTAACCAAATTCGAAATTTTGACCTTTTAACCGGTTTCACCATGTTCCTCCCATCCCGGCACCCCGGCGGAATGCCCGCTCGCACTTCCATCATTATACACCAGCCGGATGAGCACATTCACTTGCCTTCGACAAAATCCTGCTTGAATGGTGAAAAAAAGAGCAATTTTTTTCACAATGGAGGAATTTGGAACATTTTGCCGAAATAATTGTAGGGGCAAGTAGAAATAATGACTTTTGTCCTACTAGATATATCGGCGCTAGAATGACAGGAGGATGACATGAGGGGAAGATTCAAGAAAAAGTTAAACCGGCGATATACCATGCTGGTCGTACCCGAAGGTACAAATCCCGTATTTCGCTTTAAATTTCATTTTACTCATATGTTAGCCGTTCTGATCGCCGCAGCCCTGCTGCTTGGCTCAGTGTTGGCCTTATTTGCCGTCAATCGCAGCCACACAAGCCGCATCGGTTCGCTGGAGGCGGAGCTTTCCGATTCGTCGAACCTATTCGTCGACAAGGAGAAGGAGATTGACCGGCTATTGTCGGAGCTGATGGAGCTTTCCGAAAAATCCAAAACGATCGAAGCGAAAATGAGTGAATTGGAACAGCTGGAGGCCGAACTGAAGTCGATCACCAAAGACGGCATCATCCAGAGAACCAACGTCAATTCCGCCTCTTTATCCAAAAATACCGCTACGGAAGCTTTGGCGGCGGGAGGCGTTGGCGGCGACGCAGTTCCTATAATGGAACAGGACATCGCCTCCCTCGTGGAGGAAACGAAGAAAAGCATCACCGGCTCGTTAAACGAACTGCCGAAATTGCAGCAGCGGCTGGAACTGGCCAAATCATCGCTGCAGCAGTATAAAAAAATGATGCTCATTTTCCCGACTTTTTGGCCCACGGAATCGGTCCGGATTACGTCCAGATACGGTGAACGGGACAACCCTTTTGACGGCAGGGGGCATGAGCTGCACAAAGGTCTCGATATCGGCGGCGGGGTCGGGGATCCGGTATATGCCGCCGCGGACGGCACAGTGACGGATGCGGGACACAACAGCGCACGGGGCAATTACATAACGGTTTCCCATCCTTCGGGACTCAGCACCATCTATATGCATCTAAGCAAAATCGAAGCGGAAAAAGGAGATTCCGTCAAACAGGGCGAGAAGATCGCGGAAATGGGTTCGACCGGCAGAAGCACGGGGCCCCATTTGCACTTTCAAGTAGAGAAGAACGGAGCTACGGTTGATCCCGAGCTGTATTTAAGAAAACCCGGAGAGGAAGATCAAAAATGAAACTAAGAGGCAATAGGCAGCAGCCCGAGAGGCTCGACCCGAACACGACCGACACGTTGATTGGCGAAGGCAGCGTTTTTGAAGGAAAAATCAAATCGGAGGCCGGCGTGCGCATCGAGGGTCAAATTACCGGAGACATCGAATGCGAAGGGGACGTTACGATCGGGGAGAAGGGGCTGGTTCACTCCAACATTCTGGCCAGAAACATCATTATCGCCGGGGAAGTCCACGGCAATGTACAGGCCAAAAACAAGCTGTCGATCACGTCCAAAGGAAAGCTTTACGGAAATATCGTAACCGCGGCGCTTTCCGTTGAAGAGGGCAGTATTTTTGAAGGAACGAGCAAAATGAGCGGCGGCGCCTCCGCTGCTTCGGCAGCGGTCTTAAGCCCCGGCATCAAAGAAACCGCGGCCGCGGCCGAAGCGGCGAATGCGGGGGAAAACCGCTAGGATTCATTGCCGAACGGCACCACGCAAAAACAGCTGTACCATAGAATATCCGGCAACGGTCTATGGCACAGCTGTTTTTTTATATGGAGTTAGTTATCCGTTTGAACGGACCAGCCCTCCAGCGACAAGGAAGGCTCGGCCTTCAGCCCAAGGCTGGAAAATTCCCCGCTTCTCCATTTCAGGTAAGCGGCGGCGCCGATCATAGCCGCGTTGTCCGTGCAATAAGCCAGCGGCGGAATAATCAAGGATATCCCTTCGCCGGCGCAGCGCTCGGTCAGCGCGGAACGAAGGCCGCGATTCGCGGCGACTCCGCCGCAAAGCAAGAGCTGGCGCGAACCGGTCGCCCGTACCGCGCGTACTGCCTTCTCCACCAGCACTTCGATCACCGACTCCTGGAACCCGCGGGCAATGGCCGGCTGATAGCCGTCTTCCCCGCGCATCCGGTGCTGGTTCACCGCGTTCAGCACGGCGGATTTCAATCCGCTCAGGCTGAAATCGTAGGAATCCGGCTCCAGCCACGCCCGCGGGAGCTCCTCGGCCTCCTCCGCTTCGCCGGCCAGCTTGTCCACATAGGGTCCGCCCGGATACGGAAAACCGAGCGCCCGGGCCACTTTGTCGTAAGCTTCCCCTACGGCGTCGTCGCGGGTATGGCCCAGCAGCTTAAAGCTGCCTTCGCGTTCCATCAGCACCAGTTCGGTATGTCCGCCGGAAACGACGAGCGCCATAGAAGGATACAAAATGTCCTCCATCAGGCGGTTGGCGTAGATATGCCCGGCGATATGATGTACGCCGATCAGCGGTTTTTCGAGGGCGAAAGCGAGGCTCTTGGCCGCCATAATCCCGACGAGCAGCGCGCCCACAAGCCCAGGCCCCTCCGTAACGGCAATCGCGGACAGCGACTCCGGCGGGATACCCGCCTCCCGAACCGCTTCTTCCAGGATGCGCGTAATGCTCTCCACGTGCTTGCGCGAGGCCACCTCCGGCACCACGCCGCCGAAGGCGCGGTGCGTTTCGATCTGGCTGGCGATCAAATTGGAGAGGACCTCGGTCCCGTTTTTGACGACGGCGGCGGAGGTTTCGTCGCAGCTCGTTTCCACCGCCAAAATATAACAATCCTGTTCCTGCATCAATACCATTCGCTTCCTTCCGTGTTCCCTGCCCGGTGCGGCCGCTTCGGCAGCTCGCACCACATAATGAGCGCATCCTCATGATTATCGGAATAATACCCTCTTCTTACTCCTGCAGGGGAAAAGCCCATTTTTCCATAGAGTGAACGCGCTACCTCGTTGGAAACGCGAACCTCCAGCGTCATCCGGACCATGCCGAGCTCGGCCGCCCATTTCATCATGCGGCGGAGCAGCTTTTCCCCCAAATGCAACCCGCGGTATGCGGTTCTCACCGCAATATTCGTCACATGCGCTTCATCCACGATCGTCCACATGCCGGCATAGCCGATCGGCTGGCCGTTATATTCCATCACCAAATAGCGGGCAAAATGATTATGAGTCAATTCGTTGCGAAACGCCTCTTCGCTCCAGGGCAACGTAAACGATTCATGCTCGATGACCATAATATCCGGGATGTCCTCCAGCTTCATGGTGCGGAAGCCGACGTTTTCGGGGTTGAAATTCTCCGCTTTCCTTGAGATCATATCGGCTCCCCCCTTCACCCGTTGCGCAGCCGCTTGGCTTCCGCTTCGGCCAACTGGGTATAGTTCGGCTCAAGCGAATGAACCTCGTCGGCCGGAAACGTCCGCAGCCGCTTCACGCCGGCCATTCCCATGAAGATACCTTCCAGTTCGTAAGGGACCGGATGGACCGGCGCCAACGCGGCGGAACGCAGCTGGCCAATGGCCGCTTCGTGCTTCCCGGTTTCGCCCACAAACCAAACCGCGGCCGGGCGCTCCTGCGGCTCCAGCGCGGTAAGGCGCTGCAACAGCTCGCCGGCCCAGCCGTCCATTAGCCGGATGGCGTCGGGCGCGAGCCGCTGCGGCCAGCCGCCGGACGCCGGCGCGGCAAACAGCGCCGTATAGGCCTGGCCGCGCCGCGCGTCCACCAGCGGCACGATCCAGTGGCCGCCGGCGTAGCGGCGGTTCTCGGCGGCCGGCTTGGCCCGGCCGGCTTCAGCCGGGGCAGCGGCCCAAGCGCCCAGCTTGGCCGCGTCCTGCCCGCTGGCGCCGGCCCAGCCGCCCAGCGCCAGCGCCTCCAGGCTCGAGACGCCATATACCGGCAGCCGCAGCGCCCAGGCCAAAGTTTTGGCCGTCGTGACGGCGATCCGGATTCCGGTATACGAGCCTGGCCCGACCCCGGCGGCGATCCCGGTCAATTCCCGTTTGGACAGCCCCGCCGCGTCCAGACATTCCTTGATCGCCGTAACCAAAAGCGACGAATGATCCCGTTCGGCGTGCATGCTCCGCTCGGCCAGCAACCGGCCATCCTCCATGACCGCTACCGCCAGCGACGACGTCGAGGTGTCAAACGCCAAAAGCCGCTGCTGCGGCCGCTGTTCGTAATTGTTGTTCATCTTCAGGAGACCCCATTCTTTTGCAGGGCGGACACCCACGCTTCATAGGGTTCGCCCCGCCCTTTGATATGCATTTTCCGCGCCGTGGCCGACACGGTTTCGATATAGATTTGCAGCAAATTTGCCGGAAGCAGCTCCTCAATCAGGCTGGCCCACTCCACCAGAGAAACGCCCGCCCCGTAAAAATATTCGTCAAGCCCCAGCTCCTCGGCCTCTTCCAGCGACAACCGGTACACGTCCATATGATAAAACGGCAGCCTGCCCTCGTATTCTTTGATCAACGTAAACGTCGGACTGTTGACCGTGTCCGTTACCCCCAGGTGTCTCGCGAACAATTGGGAAAACGCCGTCTTCCCCGCTCCCAAATCGCCGTCCAGCGCGATCACCGTTCCCGGCAGCGCCTGCCGGGCCAAATGGGCCGCCAGTTTTTCCGTTCCGTGCAGATCCTCGGCCTCATAAACGTACGAAGCAAAGGGTTTGTCAAATTCCACCATGCTCAACCACCTTTAAGCGAGCCAGTATAGCCCCGTGGCCCTTGAAGGCCCCGTCCTTACGGCCCGCCGGATGAAACGATCGCAAAAAAACGTATGTCCCCATTATATCGGTCCGCCGAAGCCCCCGCAACCACGAAACCTATCTGTTCAATACGGTTGTTGTGCTTGGAAATCTCCAATAGAATTGTAAATTAATAGTAAATATAGCATCCTGATTGGATATTTCCAATAGATGAGGCACGGTAGGATGCAAACTGGGCAATTTGAGCGTATTCTACAGGATTTTTCCCCATGAGAGTTCCAAAATCGGCCAATTTTTTGCGGTCACAACCACTCTAACGGTTGCCATAGCGCTTATTTAGCTATAACCCGGGTATTTGGGCTCAGATTAGAGCAGATAACCGCGCTCACAACCGTTAAAATTTAGAAAGGGACTTTTTTGGCAAAATAGCGACTAATACAACCGTTAGATTTTCTGGCGTGATCTCAAATGGAATAGCCGGCTAGGTGTACCAGAGATTTTGTGTAGGCGTTAATGCAACGCCAGTGACATATCTGGCCTTTACCCGGCAAATAGCGACTCCCCTGTCCGTTAGAAATCAAACCGGCGTCTTTTCAGGCAAATAACGGCGCCTGCAACCGTTAGAATTTAGAAAAGATCCTTTTTCGTAAAATAGCCGCTGCTACAACCGTCAGAGCTCCGGCGGACGATAGTTTCGATTCGAAACCCCCGCTAATAGAAAAATATTTTAAAACCATAATAAGACCTATGAGCGTTTCATGCGCCAACTGAGCAACCAATTCAGCCGCATAAACCACATAAACATGCATAAATCGCCTAACGCCTAAAAAGAAAGGAGCCATCCCCTCATGCATACCGTCTGGAAAGGGGCGATCAGCTTCGGGCTGGTCCATGTTCCCGTCAAAATGTTTTCCGCCACGGAGGACAAGGACATCTCCATGAAATATATCCACAAAGTGTGCGGCAGCCCGATCTCCTATGTCCGGCGCTGTCCGGCTTGCGATGTCGATGTCAACTGGGAGGAAATTTCCCGCGGCTACGAATACGAAAAAGGGAAATTCGTCCTGTTTGAAAAAGAGGAGCTTGAGCAGCTGAACGATCACGTCGAAAAAACGATCACCATTCTCGATTTCGTCGATTTGGAAGAGATCGATCCGATTTATTTTCAAAAAACGTATTACCTCTCGCCCGATCAGGCGGGCTCGAACGCCTACCAACTGCTGCTCGAAGCGATGAAGCAGTCGGGGAAAATCGGCATCGCCAAAATCGCCATCCGCTCCAAAAGCAGCCTGGCGGCGATTCGGGTGCTGGAGGGCTGCCTGGCGGTGGAGACGATTTTTTATCCCGATGAAATCCGGCCGATTTCCCAAGTCCCCAACCTCCCGGAAACGATTCAAGTCAACGACAAAGAGCTGACGATGGCCAAATTGCTGATCGAGCAGTTGTCCACCCCGTTTGAGCCGGAAAAATATACCGACGACTACCGGGAGGCGCTGCTTGAACTGATCGAGCACAAGGTGTCCGGCGAGGAGATCAGCCTGGCTCCGGCGAAACCGGAGACCAATGTCATCGACCTGATGGCCGCGCTGCAGGCCAGCATCGAGGCGGTCAAACCGGTTGCGACCGATCCCGGCCCCGCCCCCGCCAAACGAACGCGCAAGCCCGCCGCCAAAAAAGCCAAAGCGCAGCCGGAGGAAGGAGCGGTAGCGGGAAGGGGTGCAGTGGGAGGCGCAGCAACGGGAGGCGCAGCAACGGGAGGCGCAGCAACGGGAGGAACGCCAACCGTCGCGGTCAAACCGAAGCCGAAACGCAAAAGCCCCGCCAAAACGAAAGCCGAATAACGGGCCGGACGCTACATGTTTTGCGAAACGCTGCATTCCTCCGCCGGGACGCCCCCCCAGCCTTGTATGATCGGGTGGCGCATCGTTCCGCCGGGCGTCCACTCCAGAAATTGCACTTTTACGGTCAGGGCCGGCTGAATCCAGACGGCCCCTTTGATGCGTTCGGGCACGTTGTAAAACGGCCGCTCCGGCACGGCGAGCCCCGGAATCTTGGCGGTCAGCTCGCGCCACTCCCGAACCTTCCATTTTCCCGTCCCCGCATGTCCGATGTACAAAAACCGCCCTTCGTCGTCATATAAGCCGAGCAATATCGCGTTAACGATGCCGTCCCGGTACGTAACGCCTCCGATCGCCGCATGCAGATCCCGGGCCAGCTTCCGCTTGACCCATCTGCCATCCTTGCCGCCGATCAGGTACGGGCTGTCAAGCTTTTTGCAGACGATGCCTTCCCAGCCCCGCTCTTTCATCAGGTTAAACAGAAGCTGTCCATCCCGGGTATTGGGAACAAGCTGCACCCGGTCGCCGGGAACGACGATCTCCTGCAGCAGCTGCTGGCGTTCGGCCAGCGTACGTCCGGTCACCCAGCCGCCGTCGTAATATAAAATATCAAAAATCATGTAAATGGCCTGAATCCGTCCGCTCGCAAAGCGGATTTCCCGTTCCCGCCGCAGGCTGTCGCGCCGCATGATCTCATGAAAAGAAGGCTTGCCCCCGGATAAAGCGATCATCTCCCCGTCAAGGATGACCGAGCTCGCCCGGCAGTACGAGGGGACGTCGATGAATTCCGGATATTGCGCCGTCCGGTCGTTGCCTTTGCGGTTGATGAGGCGCGTCTCCCGCCCGTCACGGTAGGTCAGCATCCGCACGCCGTCCCATTTGACCTGGGCCACCCAGTTTTCCCCCTGCGGGATCGTTTCGCTGCGAATCGGTTCAAACGGCGCGACCGGTTTTAAATCCATAAGTGTTTGCCTCCATCCGTCAGAAAAAGATACGTGCAGCGTTATGTTTCCAAGTTTGCCCATCGCCGCCAAGCTCCATTCTCCCGCCGGCTCATAGTTTCCGCGCCCCCAGGCAAGCCTAGAGATAATAACCCCGCGGGAAGCGCGGCCGGATCGCCCCAGCCAACCGACCTTCCCGCTTGAAAGGAGCTGTCCCAAGCGCATGCCGAAATCGATCAAAGGCACCATCCTCGTCGATGGCGCGGAAGTGCCCGTATCCAATCCCGACAAGCTGCTCTGGCCGGAAGCCGGCATCAGCAAACGGATCTATTTGGAGAAGCTCGCCGAGCTGTCGCCGTACCTGCTGAAATACTGCAAAAACCGCCTGCTGACGACGATCCGTTATCCCGGGGGCATCCACGGCAAATTTTTTTACCAGAAAAACGCGCCCGACCCGCTCCCGCCGTTCGTGCGCACGGCGCTGCACGAGAACATCCGGTACGTCGTTATGGACAGCCTGCCCGTCCTGCTCTGGCTGGGCAATTTGGCCTGCATTGAATTTCATCCTTCGCTGCATTACGTAGGGGAAAGCTTGCCCTGCGAATGGATGATCGACCTCGATCCGTCCCGGGAGGAAGAGCCGCGGATCATGGAGGCGGCCGCCATCGTCGGCGATGTTTTGGCTTCATTGGGACTTGCCTCCGTGCCCAAAACGTCGGGGGCCACCGGCGTGCAGATCATCGTCCCCGTCGAATACGGAGTTACCTTCGATGAATTGCGCTCCATCGGCCACTTTGTGGCCCGCTACGTCACCGAAAAACATCCGGGCCTGTTCACCATCGAACGGTTGAAAAAGGACCGGGGCGACAAAATCTATTTCGACTATCTGCAGCATTACGGCGGCAAAACGCTGGCCGCGCCATACACGCCGAGAGCCCGCGCCGCAGCCAGCGTCTCGACGCCTTTGACTTGGGAGGAGGTGCGCAAGGATCCCAAACCGTCCGACTTCAACCTGCTGAACATCGGCCGGCGCCTGAAGGAACGCAGGGATTTGCTGGCGGCCGTTCCGCCCCAGTCCGTCAAGCTGATTCTGCAGCATTTGCGCGGCCCCGTGAAGGTGTAACCCGCTACAGCAAAGGCTACAGTAAAGGCGACAGCAAACGCGCAAGCAGCTCCATTCCTTTTTGCCAGCGCGAACGCCGGGCAAATTCCGCAAGCC from Paenibacillus macerans includes:
- a CDS encoding VanW family protein, translating into MVKPVKRSKFRIWLGTCFYRTQRYLNWWFGPDKLAKQRITELFPHRIFQHQTVLLRQLKDVDMQLQYNKIINLKLAVKNIDWLIIRPGETFSFWRTIGKPTRKKGYVNGIVLHYGKFKQGIGGGLCQLANLLYWMALHSPLEITERHRHSYDVFPDSGRTQPFGSGATCSYNYLDLKLYNPGPEPLQLHVYLTERYLAGEVRSMKEPHYRYEVYEKDHRISQEYWGGYIRHNLLFRRTYNLAGEIMRDEYVTENHALMMYEPLLESGSGGKNAAEPSNGRSRVM
- a CDS encoding M23 family metallopeptidase, translated to MRGRFKKKLNRRYTMLVVPEGTNPVFRFKFHFTHMLAVLIAAALLLGSVLALFAVNRSHTSRIGSLEAELSDSSNLFVDKEKEIDRLLSELMELSEKSKTIEAKMSELEQLEAELKSITKDGIIQRTNVNSASLSKNTATEALAAGGVGGDAVPIMEQDIASLVEETKKSITGSLNELPKLQQRLELAKSSLQQYKKMMLIFPTFWPTESVRITSRYGERDNPFDGRGHELHKGLDIGGGVGDPVYAAADGTVTDAGHNSARGNYITVSHPSGLSTIYMHLSKIEAEKGDSVKQGEKIAEMGSTGRSTGPHLHFQVEKNGATVDPELYLRKPGEEDQK
- a CDS encoding rhodanese-like domain-containing protein; protein product: MSEIIDGISHINSDELKNLLQNPDDQTIIIDVREPFEYEAGHIPGVPLIPMGEIPHRLEEFDPGKEYVFICRSGSRSFEVARFFRHNGFERVHNYRGGMLNWDGDVEAGLPAE
- the rimI gene encoding ribosomal protein S18-alanine N-acetyltransferase; this translates as MISRKAENFNPENVGFRTMKLEDIPDIMVIEHESFTLPWSEEAFRNELTHNHFARYLVMEYNGQPIGYAGMWTIVDEAHVTNIAVRTAYRGLHLGEKLLRRMMKWAAELGMVRMTLEVRVSNEVARSLYGKMGFSPAGVRRGYYSDNHEDALIMWCELPKRPHRAGNTEGSEWY
- the tsaD gene encoding tRNA (adenosine(37)-N6)-threonylcarbamoyltransferase complex transferase subunit TsaD, with the translated sequence MVLMQEQDCYILAVETSCDETSAAVVKNGTEVLSNLIASQIETHRAFGGVVPEVASRKHVESITRILEEAVREAGIPPESLSAIAVTEGPGLVGALLVGIMAAKSLAFALEKPLIGVHHIAGHIYANRLMEDILYPSMALVVSGGHTELVLMEREGSFKLLGHTRDDAVGEAYDKVARALGFPYPGGPYVDKLAGEAEEAEELPRAWLEPDSYDFSLSGLKSAVLNAVNQHRMRGEDGYQPAIARGFQESVIEVLVEKAVRAVRATGSRQLLLCGGVAANRGLRSALTERCAGEGISLIIPPLAYCTDNAAMIGAAAYLKWRSGEFSSLGLKAEPSLSLEGWSVQTDN
- the ligD gene encoding non-homologous end-joining DNA ligase, with protein sequence MPKSIKGTILVDGAEVPVSNPDKLLWPEAGISKRIYLEKLAELSPYLLKYCKNRLLTTIRYPGGIHGKFFYQKNAPDPLPPFVRTALHENIRYVVMDSLPVLLWLGNLACIEFHPSLHYVGESLPCEWMIDLDPSREEEPRIMEAAAIVGDVLASLGLASVPKTSGATGVQIIVPVEYGVTFDELRSIGHFVARYVTEKHPGLFTIERLKKDRGDKIYFDYLQHYGGKTLAAPYTPRARAAASVSTPLTWEEVRKDPKPSDFNLLNIGRRLKERRDLLAAVPPQSVKLILQHLRGPVKV
- a CDS encoding aminoglycoside N(3)-acetyltransferase, whose product is MEEINGKLITVETLRADMVNLGVREGATLLVHSSFKSLGEWVCGGPAAVVLALEAAVGETGTIVMPTHSGDLTDPSGWGNPPVPEAWWEAIREQMPAYDPSLTLPLKMGVIPETFRKQEGTLRSGHPLYSFAARGARADRIVTAHSLAYGLGNESPLARIYDLRGDVLLLGVGHGNNTSIHLAECRSDYPGKTKLINKAPMNVNGVRRWVEFPDVAYDADDFEQLGADFAQDTGLVKKGKIAGAEAMLMPQRDLVDYAVEWLASHRTELEG
- the tsaE gene encoding tRNA (adenosine(37)-N6)-threonylcarbamoyltransferase complex ATPase subunit type 1 TsaE, which encodes MVEFDKPFASYVYEAEDLHGTEKLAAHLARQALPGTVIALDGDLGAGKTAFSQLFARHLGVTDTVNSPTFTLIKEYEGRLPFYHMDVYRLSLEEAEELGLDEYFYGAGVSLVEWASLIEELLPANLLQIYIETVSATARKMHIKGRGEPYEAWVSALQKNGVS
- a CDS encoding Ku protein, encoding MHTVWKGAISFGLVHVPVKMFSATEDKDISMKYIHKVCGSPISYVRRCPACDVDVNWEEISRGYEYEKGKFVLFEKEELEQLNDHVEKTITILDFVDLEEIDPIYFQKTYYLSPDQAGSNAYQLLLEAMKQSGKIGIAKIAIRSKSSLAAIRVLEGCLAVETIFYPDEIRPISQVPNLPETIQVNDKELTMAKLLIEQLSTPFEPEKYTDDYREALLELIEHKVSGEEISLAPAKPETNVIDLMAALQASIEAVKPVATDPGPAPAKRTRKPAAKKAKAQPEEGAVAGRGAVGGAATGGAATGGAATGGTPTVAVKPKPKRKSPAKTKAE
- the tsaB gene encoding tRNA (adenosine(37)-N6)-threonylcarbamoyltransferase complex dimerization subunit type 1 TsaB, which encodes MNNNYEQRPQQRLLAFDTSTSSLAVAVMEDGRLLAERSMHAERDHSSLLVTAIKECLDAAGLSKRELTGIAAGVGPGSYTGIRIAVTTAKTLAWALRLPVYGVSSLEALALGGWAGASGQDAAKLGAWAAAPAEAGRAKPAAENRRYAGGHWIVPLVDARRGQAYTALFAAPASGGWPQRLAPDAIRLMDGWAGELLQRLTALEPQERPAAVWFVGETGKHEAAIGQLRSAALAPVHPVPYELEGIFMGMAGVKRLRTFPADEVHSLEPNYTQLAEAEAKRLRNG
- a CDS encoding bactofilin family protein encodes the protein MKLRGNRQQPERLDPNTTDTLIGEGSVFEGKIKSEAGVRIEGQITGDIECEGDVTIGEKGLVHSNILARNIIIAGEVHGNVQAKNKLSITSKGKLYGNIVTAALSVEEGSIFEGTSKMSGGASAASAAVLSPGIKETAAAAEAANAGENR
- a CDS encoding DNA ligase produces the protein MDLKPVAPFEPIRSETIPQGENWVAQVKWDGVRMLTYRDGRETRLINRKGNDRTAQYPEFIDVPSYCRASSVILDGEMIALSGGKPSFHEIMRRDSLRREREIRFASGRIQAIYMIFDILYYDGGWVTGRTLAERQQLLQEIVVPGDRVQLVPNTRDGQLLFNLMKERGWEGIVCKKLDSPYLIGGKDGRWVKRKLARDLHAAIGGVTYRDGIVNAILLGLYDDEGRFLYIGHAGTGKWKVREWRELTAKIPGLAVPERPFYNVPERIKGAVWIQPALTVKVQFLEWTPGGTMRHPIIQGWGGVPAEECSVSQNM
- a CDS encoding DUF6157 family protein — translated: MSYKNAFIRVSPDCPADRAVVPEAGKKGKPIHMIQYELLSQAPYRYNHEELIFEVHIRHKGISEEELCERRQEIGDELFSKPHACMRASALPKKYGWGVHYDEHGKIALYGVDSREYREFCEVQDGRVKLLDGMRSSRK